In the genome of Drosophila pseudoobscura strain MV-25-SWS-2005 chromosome 3, UCI_Dpse_MV25, whole genome shotgun sequence, one region contains:
- the Tdc2 gene encoding tyrosine decarboxylase isoform X2, which yields MDSTEFRKRGMEMVEYICTYLETLNERRVTPSVEPGYLRHLLPSEAPHEPEDWDQIMSDVEDKIMPGVTHWQHPRFHAYFPAGNSFPSILGDMLGDGIGCIGFSWAASPACTELETIVLDWLGKAIGLPDHFLALKEGSTGGGVIQTSASECVLVTMLAARAQALKRLKAQHPFVEEGHLLCKLMAYCSKEAHSCVEKAAMICFVKLRILEPDENASLRGQTIYEAMEEDELQGLVPFFVSTTLGTTGSCAFDNLPEIGKQLERFPGVWLHVDAAYAGNSFICPELKPLLKGIEYADSFNTNPNKWLLTNFDCSTLWVRDRIRLTSALVVDPLYLKHGYSDAAIDYRHWGVPLSRRFRSLKLWFVLRSYGISGLQHYIRHHIKLAKRFEELVLKDKRFEICNQVKLGLVCFRLKGSDKLNEKLLSIINESGKLHMVPASVNDRYIIRFCAVAQNATAEDIDYAWDIIVDFANELLEKEQHDELSDIINRKKQDTLAQKRSFFVRMVSDPKIYNPAINKAGTPKLSMELPSPVVSRGNAPIIRTQSSVDHNSWISWPLAFLFNSGNNEDKGNNVSLRFRHLDTNVRHSSSRRNSGAGSSPSPENELDIVSAQQEQRSPRRSPNVMRKASSSRDNPN from the exons ATGGATAGCACCGAATTTCGAAAACGTGGCATGGAAATGGTCGAGTACATCTGCACTTATCTGGAAACCCTGAACGAGCGACGGGTTACGCCCAGCGTGGAGCCGGGCTATTTGAGGCATTTGCTGCCAT CTGAGGCGCCCCATGAGCCGGAGGACTGGGACCAGATCATGAGCGATGTGGAGGATAAAATCATGCCTGGTGTGACACACTGGCAGCATCCCCGGTTCCACGCCTACTTCCCGGCGGGAAACTCATTCCCCTCGATCCTGGGCGACATGCTCGGCGACGGCATCGGCTGCATTGGATTCTCCTGGGCAGCCAGCCCCGCCTGCACCGAGCTGGAGACGATCGTCCTGGACTGGCTGGGCAAGGCGATTGGTCTGCCGGACCACTTCCTGGCCCTCAAGGAGGGCAGCACCGGCGGCGGGGTCATTCAG ACATCCGCCTCGGAGTGCGTGCTGGTCACGATGCTCGCGGCCCGGGCCCAGGCCTTGAAGCGGTTAAAGGCCCAGCATCCCTTCGTGGAGGAGGGCCACCTGCTGTGCAAGCTGATGGCCTACTGCTCCAAGGAGGCGCACAGCTGCGTGGAGAAGGCGGCCATGATTTGTTTTGTGAAGTTGCGCATCCTCGAGCCGGACGAGAACGCCAGTCTGCGCGGTCAGACGATCTACGAGGCCATGGAGGAGGACGAACTGCAGGGTCTGGTGCCCTTCTTTGTGTCCACCACCCTGGGTACCACCGGCTCCTGTGCGTTCGATAATCTGCCGGAGATCGGCAAGCAGCTGGAGAGGTTTCCCGGCGTCTGGCTGCATGTAGATGCCGCATATGCGGGCAACAGCTTCATCTGTCCGGAGCTCAAGCCGCTCCTGAAG GGCATTGAATACGCCGACTCATTCAACACGAACCCCAACAAGTGGCTGCTGACCAACTTCGACTGCTCGACTCTGTGGGTGAGGGATCGCATCCGTCTGACATCAGCTCTGGTCGTGGATCCGCTGTACCTCAAGCACGGCTACTCGGACGCGGCCATCGACTATCGTCATTGGGGAGTTCCACTCAGTCGGCGGTTTCGTTCGCTGAAACTCTG GTTTGTGCTGCGATCCTACGGGATTTCCGGACTACAGCACTACATACGTCACCATATCAAATTGGCCAAGCGCTTTGAGGAGCTGGTGCTCAAAGATAAACGCTTCGAGATCTGTAATCAAGTCAAG CTTGGCTTGGTCTGCTTCCGCTTGAAGGGCAGCGATAAACTCAACGAAAAGCTACTAAGCATCATCAACGAATCGGGAAAGCTGCACATGGTGCCGGCCAGTGTCAACGACAGGTATATCATACGGTTCTGCGCCGTGGCCCAGAATGCCACGGCCGAGGACATTGACTATGCCTGGGACATTATTGTGGACTTTGCCAACGAGCTgctggagaaggagcagcacgACGAGCTGTCCGACATCATTAACCGGAAGAAGCAGGACACTCTGGCCCAGAAGCGGTCGTTCTTTGTGCGGATGGTCAGCGATCCGAAGATCTACAATCCAGCCATCAACAAGGCCGGCACCCCGAAGCTCTCCATGGAGCTGCCATCGCCGGTGGTAAGTCGCGGGAATGCTCCCATCATTCGCACCCAGAGCTCCGTCGACCACAATTCCTGGATATCCTGGCCGCTGGCCTTCCTCTtcaacagcggcaacaacgAGGACAAGGGCAACAATGTCTCGTTGCG CTTCCGACACCTGGACACCAATGTGCGTCACTCTTCGTCGCGCCGCAACTCTGGAGCTGGGTCTTCGCCCTCGCCAGAGAATGAACTGGACATTGTGAGTGCCCAGCAGGAACAGAGATCCCCTCGCAGGTCGCCCAATGTCATGCGCAAGGCATCTTCCTCTCGCGATAATCCCAACTAA
- the Tdc2 gene encoding aromatic-L-amino-acid decarboxylase isoform X1, whose translation MDTSMRSAACGNLEKQTQKPKPKPNWTNGSKMDSTEFRKRGMEMVEYICTYLETLNERRVTPSVEPGYLRHLLPSEAPHEPEDWDQIMSDVEDKIMPGVTHWQHPRFHAYFPAGNSFPSILGDMLGDGIGCIGFSWAASPACTELETIVLDWLGKAIGLPDHFLALKEGSTGGGVIQTSASECVLVTMLAARAQALKRLKAQHPFVEEGHLLCKLMAYCSKEAHSCVEKAAMICFVKLRILEPDENASLRGQTIYEAMEEDELQGLVPFFVSTTLGTTGSCAFDNLPEIGKQLERFPGVWLHVDAAYAGNSFICPELKPLLKGIEYADSFNTNPNKWLLTNFDCSTLWVRDRIRLTSALVVDPLYLKHGYSDAAIDYRHWGVPLSRRFRSLKLWFVLRSYGISGLQHYIRHHIKLAKRFEELVLKDKRFEICNQVKLGLVCFRLKGSDKLNEKLLSIINESGKLHMVPASVNDRYIIRFCAVAQNATAEDIDYAWDIIVDFANELLEKEQHDELSDIINRKKQDTLAQKRSFFVRMVSDPKIYNPAINKAGTPKLSMELPSPVVSRGNAPIIRTQSSVDHNSWISWPLAFLFNSGNNEDKGNNVSLRFRHLDTNVRHSSSRRNSGAGSSPSPENELDIVSAQQEQRSPRRSPNVMRKASSSRDNPN comes from the exons ATGGATACATCCATGAGAAGCGCAGCGTGCGGAAACTTGGAAAAACAAACGCAGaagcccaagccaaagccaaattGGACAAACGGATCGAAGATGGATAGCACCGAATTTCGAAAACGTGGCATGGAAATGGTCGAGTACATCTGCACTTATCTGGAAACCCTGAACGAGCGACGGGTTACGCCCAGCGTGGAGCCGGGCTATTTGAGGCATTTGCTGCCAT CTGAGGCGCCCCATGAGCCGGAGGACTGGGACCAGATCATGAGCGATGTGGAGGATAAAATCATGCCTGGTGTGACACACTGGCAGCATCCCCGGTTCCACGCCTACTTCCCGGCGGGAAACTCATTCCCCTCGATCCTGGGCGACATGCTCGGCGACGGCATCGGCTGCATTGGATTCTCCTGGGCAGCCAGCCCCGCCTGCACCGAGCTGGAGACGATCGTCCTGGACTGGCTGGGCAAGGCGATTGGTCTGCCGGACCACTTCCTGGCCCTCAAGGAGGGCAGCACCGGCGGCGGGGTCATTCAG ACATCCGCCTCGGAGTGCGTGCTGGTCACGATGCTCGCGGCCCGGGCCCAGGCCTTGAAGCGGTTAAAGGCCCAGCATCCCTTCGTGGAGGAGGGCCACCTGCTGTGCAAGCTGATGGCCTACTGCTCCAAGGAGGCGCACAGCTGCGTGGAGAAGGCGGCCATGATTTGTTTTGTGAAGTTGCGCATCCTCGAGCCGGACGAGAACGCCAGTCTGCGCGGTCAGACGATCTACGAGGCCATGGAGGAGGACGAACTGCAGGGTCTGGTGCCCTTCTTTGTGTCCACCACCCTGGGTACCACCGGCTCCTGTGCGTTCGATAATCTGCCGGAGATCGGCAAGCAGCTGGAGAGGTTTCCCGGCGTCTGGCTGCATGTAGATGCCGCATATGCGGGCAACAGCTTCATCTGTCCGGAGCTCAAGCCGCTCCTGAAG GGCATTGAATACGCCGACTCATTCAACACGAACCCCAACAAGTGGCTGCTGACCAACTTCGACTGCTCGACTCTGTGGGTGAGGGATCGCATCCGTCTGACATCAGCTCTGGTCGTGGATCCGCTGTACCTCAAGCACGGCTACTCGGACGCGGCCATCGACTATCGTCATTGGGGAGTTCCACTCAGTCGGCGGTTTCGTTCGCTGAAACTCTG GTTTGTGCTGCGATCCTACGGGATTTCCGGACTACAGCACTACATACGTCACCATATCAAATTGGCCAAGCGCTTTGAGGAGCTGGTGCTCAAAGATAAACGCTTCGAGATCTGTAATCAAGTCAAG CTTGGCTTGGTCTGCTTCCGCTTGAAGGGCAGCGATAAACTCAACGAAAAGCTACTAAGCATCATCAACGAATCGGGAAAGCTGCACATGGTGCCGGCCAGTGTCAACGACAGGTATATCATACGGTTCTGCGCCGTGGCCCAGAATGCCACGGCCGAGGACATTGACTATGCCTGGGACATTATTGTGGACTTTGCCAACGAGCTgctggagaaggagcagcacgACGAGCTGTCCGACATCATTAACCGGAAGAAGCAGGACACTCTGGCCCAGAAGCGGTCGTTCTTTGTGCGGATGGTCAGCGATCCGAAGATCTACAATCCAGCCATCAACAAGGCCGGCACCCCGAAGCTCTCCATGGAGCTGCCATCGCCGGTGGTAAGTCGCGGGAATGCTCCCATCATTCGCACCCAGAGCTCCGTCGACCACAATTCCTGGATATCCTGGCCGCTGGCCTTCCTCTtcaacagcggcaacaacgAGGACAAGGGCAACAATGTCTCGTTGCG CTTCCGACACCTGGACACCAATGTGCGTCACTCTTCGTCGCGCCGCAACTCTGGAGCTGGGTCTTCGCCCTCGCCAGAGAATGAACTGGACATTGTGAGTGCCCAGCAGGAACAGAGATCCCCTCGCAGGTCGCCCAATGTCATGCGCAAGGCATCTTCCTCTCGCGATAATCCCAACTAA
- the Rpp25 gene encoding ribonuclease P protein subunit p25-like protein, whose protein sequence is MMHYRKAENVERELSKSELPFDDCVPKTQKDFLWMQVKGGTKVSNVIEYAQAALNKGEHRCLVWSGSGGGVVKTISCAEVLKRTHPLYQVTRMAYNSVEEHWKPQMDGLEEIIVNRQIPSIHILMSLDELPESVQGVQKPNTTSDYWQDNGTPARTQPRQHQQGAASRPNKRPRYGRNKQQQGNPERSTEQLPVPAPSPGQ, encoded by the exons ATGATGCACTACCGCAAGGCGGAGAATGTTGAGCGGGAGTTGAGCAAGAGTGAATTGCCATTTGATGACTGCGTACCCAAGACCCAAAAGGATTTCCTCTGGATGCAG GTTAAAGGCGGCACCAAAGTGAGCAATGTCATTGAGTATGCCCAGGCGGCGCTGAACAAGGGCGAACACCGCTGTCTAGTGTGGAGTGGCTCCGGCGGCGGAGTGGTCAAAACCATATCCTGCGCTGAGGTGCTTAAGCGTACCCACCCCCTCTACCAGGTGACGCGCATGGCCTACAACAG CGTGGAGGAACACTGGAAGCCACAGATGGATGGCCTCGAGGAAATCATTGTCAACCGCCAGATACCCAGCATACACATACTCATGAGCCTGGACGAGCTGCCCGAGAGCGTGCAGGG AGTGCAGAAACCCAACACAACTAGCGATTACTGGCAGGATAATGGAACGCCTGCACGTACTCAGCCCCGCCAGCATCAGCAAGGAGCAGCCAGTCGACCAAATAAACGACCTAGATATGGAcgcaacaagcagcagcaaggaaACCCAGAGCGGAGCACAGAGCAGCTCCCTGTTCCTGCTCCAAGTCCTGGCCAATGA
- the LOC4803429 gene encoding FAD-dependent oxidoreductase domain-containing protein 1, which yields MLPLGRVLRAVGSLQQFRCLCSKAYGDALPSSCDVLIIGGGGMGASSAFWLTSKARQRGKKLNVLVVERDHGYSKASTVLSVGGVRQQFSLAENIQMGLYGHDFIMNSQKHLGDVDLCFQPHGYLIMATSQGAEILTRNSKLQNELGARNKLLGPEALRKQFPWLCTDKIELGCYGIDKEGWFDPWALLMGFKKQARSFGAKFANGEVVGFEWNAAGALSGAVVDAGDGTQHTVKFDTCVLAAGAHSGQVASLANIGSTQAKEASLRVPLPVEPRKRYVYVFSTQGDNGPGLATPLTVDPDGTYFRRDGLGGNFLCGRSPCDDEEPDCDTLDVDHGYFDTDIWPTLANRVPCFEAVKVQSSWAGYYEHNTFDANGIIGRHPHYSNLFIAAGFSGHGIQQTPAVGRAISELILEGRLTTLDLSRMSFDRIVKQQPMFEVNIV from the exons ATGCTGCCACTTGGACGAGTTCTGCGAGCGGTGGGTAGCTTGCAGCAGTTCCGCTGTCTGTGCAGCAAGGCTTACGGCGATGCTCTGCCCAGCAGTTGTGATGTCCTGATCATTGGTGGCGGCGGCATGGGAGCCTCCTCAGCTTTTTGGCTCACGTCCAAGGCACGGCAGCGGGGGAAGAAGCTcaatgtgctggtggtggagcGCGATCATGGT TACTCGAAGGCTTCTACTGTGCTCTCGGTGGGCGGAGTACGGCAGCAGTTCTCCCTGGCAGAAAACATACAAATGGGACTTTACGGCCACGACTTCATTATGAACAGCCAAAAGCATTTGGGTGACGTCGATCTCTGTTTCCAGCCGCACGGCTACCTGATCATGGCCACCTCCCAAGGAGCAGAGATCCTCACCCGGAACTCCAAGCTGCAGAACGAATTGGGGGCCCGGAACAAACTGCTCGGCCCGGAGGCCTTGCGGAAGCAATTTCCCTGGCTGTGCACGGACAAAATTGAACTGGGCTGCTACGGCATTGACAAGGAGGGATGGTTTGATCCCTGGGCGCTGCTGATGGGATTCAAGAAACAGGCGCGTTCCTTTGGCGCCAAGTTCGCCAACGGGGAAGTGGTGGGCTTCGAGTGGAATGCAGCTGGGGCTTTGTCAGGAGCAGTGGTGGATGCTGGCGATGGTACTCAGCATACTGTGAAGTTCGACACCTGCGTACTAGCGGCGGGAGCACACTCGGGCCAGGTGGCTAGCCTGGCAAATATTGGCAGCACCCAGGCGAAGGAGGCATCGCTGCGCGTGCCTCTGCCGGTGGAGCCGCGAAAGCGGTATGTCTATGTGTTCAGCACGCAGGGCGACAATGGTCCTGGCTTGGCGACGCCGCTGACCGTAGATCCCGACGGGACATACTTCCGACGCGATGGCTTGGGCGGCAACTTCCTCTGCGGCCGCAGTCCTTGTGATGATGAGGAGCCGGACTGTGATACCTTGGATGTGGATCATGGCTACTTTGACACGGACATCTGGCCCACCTTGGCAAACCGTGTGCCGTGCTTTGAGGCCGTCAAGGTGCAGAGCAGCTGGGCCGGCTACTACGAGCACAATACGTTCGATGCCAATGGCATCATAGGCAGGCATCCACATTACAGCAACCTCTTCATAGCTGCTGGCTTCAGTGGCCATGGCATTCAACAGACGCCTGCGGTTGGACGAGCCATCTCTGAGCTGATCCTGGAGGGCAGGCTCACCACTCTGGACTTGTCGCGCATGAGCTTTGATCGCATCGTGAAACAGCAGCCCATGTTCGAGGTCAATATAGTCTGA